TGCCCGAACATGTGCAGATCCGCGACGTGTCGCTGCGCGACGGGTTGCAGATCGAGGACCCGATCCCGTTGTCGGCCAAGCTCGAACTGCTCGCCGCGATCGCCGCGACCGGGGTGCGCGAGATGGAGGCGACGGCATTCGTCTCGCCGTCGAAGGTGCCCGCGCTGGCCGATGCGCCCGAACTCGCCGCGCACCTGCAGGAGTACCGCGATTCGCACGGCATCGAGTTCTCCGCGCTGGTGGCCAGCCCCAACGGCGCCAAACGTGCGATCGCTGCGGGTCTTTCGTCGATCGAGTACGTCGTGTCGGCAGCCGACGGGCACTGCCGCGCGAACGTCGGCCGCACGTCGGCCGAGGCCACCGCGCTGATCCCGGAGATCACCGCGATCGCCCACGACAGCGGCGCCACCGTCGAGGTGATCGTCGCGACCGCGTGGGACTGCCCGTTCGACGGCCCCACACCGCACCAGCGGGTCGTCGACGTGCTGACCACCGCGGTGCAGGCGTCGGTGGACCGGCTGGCGATCGCCGACACAATCGGCACCACGACACCGCGGCGGGTCACCGAAACCGTTGCCGCGCTGTGGCCGCTGATCGGCGACATCCCGCTCGGGGCGCATTTTCACAACACCCGCGGCGCGGGACTGGCCAGCGCCTACGCCGCGGTCAGCGCTGGGGTGACGCGGTTGGACGCGTCGGTCGGCGGCCTCGGCGGTTGCCCGTTCGCGCCGGGCGCCAGCGGGAACGTCGCCACCGAGGATCTGGTGTACCTGTTGCGCGACAGCGGAATCGGCGTCGACGTCGATCTGGCGGCGGCGATCGACGCGGCCGCCGTGGCGCAGCGTTTGGTCGGTCACGACCTGCCGAGCGCGCTGCTGCGCGCGGGTGACCGGATCCTGGGCTGAGCCGACGTGCCGCAGGCAACGCTGAGCGCCAAGGGCCGCCAGACCCGCGAGGCCATCGAGCAGGCGGCACGGAAGCTGTTCGCCGAGCGCGGTTTTCACGGCACCACCTTGGGCGACATTACGTCGGCGGCCGGTAGATCACCCGCGGCGTTCTACCGGTACTTCGCCGACAAGGAGGACCTGCTGGCGGTGCTGGCCGAGTCGTTCCTGCACGAGGTCGTCGCGCCGTCGGGTTCGAGCATCGACCTGCCCGAATCCCCCGACGACGACGCCTTCTTCCGCGCGGTGGTGACCGGTTACTGGAACATGTTCAAGCAGAACATCGGCATCATGATCGCCGTCGCGCAACTCGCCGCGACCCAACCGCGGTTCGCCGCGGTGCAGAACGAGTTCCGCCGCTTCGGGATGGAGATCGTCGCCGCCTCGGTGCAGCGCGCCCAGGAGCAGGGCTACGGCACCGAACTGGACCCCCAGCCCACCGCCG
The window above is part of the Mycolicibacterium rutilum genome. Proteins encoded here:
- a CDS encoding hydroxymethylglutaryl-CoA lyase — encoded protein: MNALPEHVQIRDVSLRDGLQIEDPIPLSAKLELLAAIAATGVREMEATAFVSPSKVPALADAPELAAHLQEYRDSHGIEFSALVASPNGAKRAIAAGLSSIEYVVSAADGHCRANVGRTSAEATALIPEITAIAHDSGATVEVIVATAWDCPFDGPTPHQRVVDVLTTAVQASVDRLAIADTIGTTTPRRVTETVAALWPLIGDIPLGAHFHNTRGAGLASAYAAVSAGVTRLDASVGGLGGCPFAPGASGNVATEDLVYLLRDSGIGVDVDLAAAIDAAAVAQRLVGHDLPSALLRAGDRILG
- a CDS encoding TetR/AcrR family transcriptional regulator, producing the protein MPQATLSAKGRQTREAIEQAARKLFAERGFHGTTLGDITSAAGRSPAAFYRYFADKEDLLAVLAESFLHEVVAPSGSSIDLPESPDDDAFFRAVVTGYWNMFKQNIGIMIAVAQLAATQPRFAAVQNEFRRFGMEIVAASVQRAQEQGYGTELDPQPTAAAIALLFENFTSVFVGTSGLDVEITDEDAIATLSRIWKKTLYGF